A genomic stretch from uncultured Cohaesibacter sp. includes:
- a CDS encoding division/cell wall cluster transcriptional repressor MraZ, with translation MDDFVSNYVNRLDSKGRVSIPAPYRQILAREGTEGLFCSPSMDRAAVDAGGHGLRKAIDEYLEPFDVFTEEREILATALLGESESLKIDKDGRVVLSEKIKAHTGITDSVVFVGHGYKFQIWQPEQYEAFKVEAAKEAIALRKSLSARRQALRQAGGESAI, from the coding sequence ATGGACGATTTCGTGTCCAATTATGTGAATCGGCTGGATTCAAAGGGGCGGGTGTCTATCCCGGCGCCTTATCGGCAGATTCTTGCCCGAGAAGGCACCGAAGGACTGTTTTGCAGTCCGTCTATGGACCGTGCTGCAGTCGATGCTGGCGGCCATGGTTTGCGCAAGGCAATTGATGAATATCTCGAGCCCTTTGATGTCTTCACAGAAGAGCGCGAGATACTTGCAACAGCTCTCTTGGGTGAAAGCGAGAGCCTGAAGATCGACAAGGATGGACGCGTGGTATTGAGCGAAAAAATCAAGGCGCATACCGGTATCACGGACTCTGTGGTCTTCGTGGGGCATGGCTATAAATTCCAGATTTGGCAGCCCGAACAATATGAAGCTTTCAAGGTGGAAGCCGCCAAGGAAGCAATCGCGCTTCGCAAATCCCTGAGCGCGCGCCGTCAGGCGCTGCGGCAAGCAGGGGGAGAGAGCGCAATATGA
- the rsmH gene encoding 16S rRNA (cytosine(1402)-N(4))-methyltransferase RsmH, producing MTSSAHLHMDGTAARHVPVLLKPVIAALAPEEGQWVLDGTFGFGGYSEAILKCGANVLGVDRDPEAAERAAVLQERYDEKLKFVAGCFGELADIAEEAGCAPLDAVVLDIGVSSMQLDEAERGFSFMNDGPLDMRMSQSGPTAADVVNDYAEAELVRIFRELGEEKQGRRIAAAIVARRGSVPFSRTLDLANVIERTVGRKPQQKIHPATRVFQALRIFVNGELDELVDGLVAAERSLKPGGKLVVVTFHSLEDRIVKRFFQERSKTHAGGSRHLPEQDLAAPSFEMLVKGGVGPDDEELERNPRARSAKMRAGVRTDAAPHALDASGLGLPRMLAESRSGGLS from the coding sequence ATGACATCTTCCGCACACCTGCATATGGATGGCACGGCTGCACGACATGTGCCGGTTTTGCTCAAGCCCGTAATTGCTGCGCTCGCGCCTGAAGAGGGCCAATGGGTTCTGGATGGAACCTTCGGGTTTGGTGGCTATTCCGAGGCTATTCTGAAATGCGGGGCCAACGTTCTTGGTGTGGACCGTGACCCGGAAGCGGCGGAGCGCGCTGCCGTGCTTCAAGAACGCTATGATGAAAAACTGAAATTCGTTGCAGGTTGTTTTGGCGAGCTGGCTGATATCGCTGAGGAGGCTGGATGTGCGCCGCTAGATGCGGTGGTGCTGGATATTGGCGTGTCTTCCATGCAGCTCGATGAGGCTGAACGCGGCTTTTCCTTTATGAATGACGGGCCTCTGGATATGCGGATGTCTCAGAGCGGGCCGACTGCGGCAGATGTCGTGAATGACTATGCAGAGGCTGAGCTGGTGCGGATTTTTCGCGAACTTGGCGAGGAAAAGCAGGGACGTCGTATTGCCGCTGCGATTGTGGCGCGTCGCGGCTCTGTTCCCTTTTCGCGTACGCTGGATCTGGCCAATGTGATCGAACGGACGGTCGGGCGTAAGCCGCAACAGAAAATTCACCCTGCGACCCGCGTGTTTCAGGCGCTGCGCATTTTTGTGAATGGCGAGCTGGACGAGTTGGTAGACGGGCTTGTTGCGGCGGAGCGGAGCCTCAAGCCGGGCGGTAAGTTGGTTGTTGTTACCTTCCATTCTCTGGAAGACCGGATCGTGAAGCGCTTTTTTCAGGAGCGCTCGAAAACCCATGCAGGCGGATCTCGCCATTTGCCCGAGCAGGATTTGGCTGCTCCCAGCTTTGAAATGCTGGTCAAGGGCGGGGTTGGGCCTGATGACGAAGAACTGGAGCGTAATCCTCGTGCGCGTTCGGCCAAGATGCGGGCCGGAGTGCGGACGGATGCAGCTCCTCATGCGTTGGATGCGAGCGGGCTTGGATTGCCCCGAATGTTGGCGGAGAGCCGCTCTGGAGGCCTTTCATGA